cacagcactctgtgtgtgtgtatatatatatatatatatatatatatatacacacacacaaacacacacacagtggaaccttggattgcgagcattaTTCATTttggaagtgtgcttgtatatcaaaacacttgtacatcaaagcaaatttcatccataaggaaataaataatgaaaactctgaCGATTATTTCCACttctaaaaattttaatataaaaataataaatacaaaacaaaaataagtaaaaataaaacaaattaacctgcactttaccattGAAAAGAATCATGGCTGTAGTGACTGAtaccagagagaggagaggaagaagGGGGGGAGAAGGGGCCTgctgtgtaggacaactttttctctcacacacccacacccacacacacacacaccagtttaccgaATAAAGAGTCACCCTCACACAAACATGTGGGTGAGTCTCTTTTGGTGTGTATGAAATTcgtacatacaaacacaaaataaaagatgctttatgcgcacacagtgttatagtaaacagcacTTGCGTAGACAGAtattgactatacgagtgaggCACACGCACTGAGAccgagcatgggagatgattacccacaatttcgcagTGCGAGAGAGAGATCCATTGCGCATGTGtgccacatgatactcgatgaTAGTTGGTACTTGGTATATCAAGACTCGCTCAtttatcaagtcaaaatttggaaaaaagttttgcttgtcttgcgtaAATCTCACAAACCGGGTTACTcccaatccaaggttccaccaTCACTTCTAATTCCAGAGTCTttactgatttttctttcttcctacattgtaaaataatgctGACGGCATTCAAAGGATGCAATAATCTGCTTCGAACAGCTGAGATGATTCTGcaacttatgctctgtaaagtctccataacagctctaatctaaggtgttGTTAATTTGTGacttttgaggctggtaacggtaactttaaatgaactacTTCTCTACAGCAGAGATTTTGAGAGGTTTTGGTCTTCCTTTCCTGGGATTGTCTTCATGTGAGCAAGTTGGCCAGATGGGTTTGATGGGTTTCTGATGGGTTTTTCAAATGCGCTTGACAGtaatgttcttgcaagaactattctagacagctgaccttcatgtcctaaaataacaactcaCTGTTGTTGTTAGTTTTTTACCTCATTTCGAATGTGTTACtgcatagttttgaaatccctagtattgttctacaatgtagaaaataaatctaaacttTTGACCAGTGTCTCCGAACTTTTGACTGctaatgtatatatacacacacataccaatcagccataacattgcaTCAGGAAAAATTATGGCCAATATTGTGTTCGTTCCCCAGGTAGCTCTGAGCCCTTGGGGCATAACTCCACAGGACCTCTGTGGtggctgtggtgtctggcaccaggatgttggcagtgctggcatttgggtgctgtgggttgctggGCTGGGGTCTCTGTGGATTGCACCTGTTTGTCCACTGCATACCAAAGAATCTGGGGGGTTCAAAAGCCGAGTCAGGCTTTTGTCTTCTGGGGGCCCTGTGCACAGTAGGGTGTGGTGTGCTGGGTGTTTGGGTGGCTTTCTAATTTTTAGCAAGTTGCCTGCAAGTCTTTGTTCATAACAGGCATAGATGAGTTTTGGGTATGTGTGAGTATAAAAGGTAAGTCAATAAGGTGATCTGCCatactattatattaaaaattctGTGAGCCACACTGTCTTATTAGCACTTTCTGTTCAAGGCTAATGTCTCCCcaatcactgctgtgcaggtgtgaacgtatTACATAAGTTGATTTGTAACTGgagtgcgagcaaaaatggacgccccacttgtgatttgcgcAAAAGAAGAGCAGTGTGCAGTGATTCCTTTTTTGTGATCTGAGACAGTACCTGGTGCCGTTACTGTACTTATCGAAGACTTTGTGCACGGTATGAAGAAAGTTGGTTGATACTCtaaggcagtggttctcaaactttcAAGCCAGCGACCCCTAATTGAAGATCGACAAGATCTCGCGACCCCCACtatcaaaaacaagcaataaacataacaagctgttcacagtattttgactacatttactatacatcaaaataattttggctTACCTTTTAATGGGAAGggtgtacttgttttttttttgtttttttttcgcttgTTGAGCAATCATGTGTTTCGCCGGGCTTCATACTTTCATTAGCAAGCACTTCTGAACAGATTACCCATGGAGGGAAATCTACGTTGTCAACAGTAGAGCAAGCGAATCCATACTTTATGAATTCTTCCTGATATTTTCGACGTTTCCTACTTTGGTCTAATTGGGTCTTGCTCTTATGCTTGGTCGATGTACATGGTTCAGATGACTCAGGCCACAATTTCCtcaacatttttagatttgcaaataacaaatttatccaTCTCGGTTTTCACGTGTAGTTGTGCGCTGTAGCAATAACTAGTGAGCCAGTCGCTGCACAGTGACGTCATATCTTTGAGtcgcaaatttattttttaaaaacactcagTTTAAACACTTACACTCAATcagtaatatctttacaaatcagaaaatatttatttatagcatttacttgtaatactgaaaagtgtgtaatcacaaaaaaagacataatttttAAAACCCCACTCACGACTCCATGAAATTATTCCCCACAGGGGTCGCGACCCCCAGTTTGGGAACCACtgctctaaggaaggtgaattttttttaaaagaatcatTACTGTTGACGAGACATGAATTCATCACTGAGAGAATTCATCAcatgagcctgagagtaaacagcagaaTATGGAATGGAAACATTCTCAACCACCGACCAGGAAAAAGTTCGAAAGTTAACCATTTGTTGAAAAATTTATGTTTACATATTACTGCGATTCTCAcaggccagtattggaacattatttaaaaaaggttcAATAATCAACAGTGCTTATTACAGTGAGATGATttttgaagagctgaagcctaaacttcctAACTAGCTTTAGATTTTAGATGAAATGCAAAGGACTGCTATACTATGgggttgtgatcttgcatgacaatgtATGTCCGCAAAATTGgattttcacctgtttggtgTCCTAATTAACTTCTGGTGAACAGATGGACAAATTGAATGTCTATTTGAATGTATTAAGAAGCAATGAAATTATGAcataaaattatgcatttgtatttttcagttgataaaaataaattctacagtcagtttgcataattttttttttttgcccttgtgtatgtgtatgtgaatacacgctaccagtcaaaggtttggacaaagcttctcttcttctccagtgtttttttttcctttacttttattttttttaacattgaacATTAATACTGAAGGCATTCAAACTATGAAGGAACACGTATGGAATTATGTGATAAGCAAAAAAGTGTTACATAGcccagaatattttttatattttagactaCTTGGCACACTCATGGCAATCTCTCATCAGATTCACAAGGTAGTTACCTAGAATGGTTTTCAATTTACATTTCCTGCCTTCTTAATGTGCGTTAAACCATCAGTTTTCTTGTGCAGAGGAAGGGTGGGTGCAGAGTCAATAGCACTATAGCAGTATTATTAATAACACTATTAGCGTTACTACAAATACTGAGAAATCCAGTTTACATTATGAGTTTATTAAAGAGAAAAGACTGGACATTTCTTCATTAAGAAATGAAGGTCAATCAATCACATCGTCAAAAAATCACAACAACTTTCAAAGTACCCCCAAGGGCAGTCACCAATACCATCAAATGCTATGATAAAACTGACTCCAAAACTGACTCTGTCCAAAGAAAGGAAGACCAAGAGCTTCCTCTGCTACAGAGGATAAGCTTATTAGgattaccagcctcagaaactgACAATTTACAGAGTCTAACATTAGAGCCTACCTAAATGCTTCTTGCCATTTAGCTGGCAGACATATTTTAACAGAGGAGAGTCAGACCTTCATGGTTGAATTGCAGCAATGAAACAAGAACCAGCTTGAGAAACTTGCTCGGGCCAAGAAATGGAATGTATAATTAATGGACATTAGATCAGTAGAAAACTATcatttggtctgatgagtccaaattCTAACCGCCATGTATTTGTTAAACAAAAAGAGGATAAATGGACTGTTTCATTGTGTGGTTCCTACTGTGAAGCACCTAGGGGATGGCTTGATTGTGTGGAGGTGCTTTGCTGTTGACGTTGTTGGTGGCTTAGTCAAAATTACTTAACCAGCACTTCTAGCACAGCATTTTGCAGTGACATCTGGTTTACACTAAGTGGGGCCATTATTTCCAAGAGTCACACTTCCAACTGGTTTTATAAGAGCTATTTGTCTAAACAGTATAGTGATGGAGTGCTGCATCAGATGACCTGGCCTCCACAACCACCTaatctaaatccaattgagatgaTTTGGAATTATTTGGATCAGAGAGTGAAGGAAAAGCAGCCAACAAGTACTCAACACCTCTGGGAATTCTTTCAAgattgttggaaaaccattccaggtgactacctcaTTAAGCTGACTGAGAGAATGTCAAGAGTGTacaaagctgtcatcaaagcaaaaggtggctaCTTTAAAGaatcataaaacatattttggaTTATTTACCACGTTTAGTTGACTACATAATATTTGTTCTGTCATAATTTCATaatgtcttcagtattaatatacaatgttgaaaataaaaaaaataaagaaaaaacattgaataagGAGGTATAAACAAGCATGCTTAGATGTTTCTAAAGGAGGCTGTTGAGGCCATTCTATTTCATTGCACCATTTTCAGTGTACAGTACTTGTATTAAAGAAATCAAAAGCCGCTCCTCCCCATTATAAATTTTACCATTTTCCAACTGAATATTAGATTtaatattgaatttaattaaatttcatcacttttttctgttatatattaactgaGGTTTccagaaaaaattattaaactttaACTTTTACCTAAGTGTTTTCCTCCATAATTCCTCCCACCTCCCAAAAGCATGACAGCAGGTGATTAATCTAATATACATGAAATTGCCCCAGGTCTGACTGAGTATGTGAATATGGGTATACATTATGCCCTGTAATAGACTGGCATGCTATCCATATATTATGTTCCGCCTAAAGATTAATGAAAAAGATTTATATCAGAGGTTATTGTGAAACCAATTCTGTACAGTTTGGTGATTGTAGAATGCACATAAGGTTATATATTTTCATGTTAGCTTGTTAAACTTATACAGTTTCAGTAATAGAGTTCTGatgcaatgaaataaaataacctAGGGTTCTCATATTACAGGTTAGAATTTCTATGGCTACCACCAACAAACACCTAGCATTTGATATCCTCACCCATTCATGTGATCGAAACAATGACAAATGTCTCCTAATCTCTAAATCCACTCATTTGGGGTggcatttctttctctctcttcttcctcttcctgcTCCTCCTTTTCTCCTTCCTCCGCCTGAGTGTCTGATGCCTTGACATATAATGGGTGTTCAACAAACAGATGTACCCCAACCACACAAAAAAGAATGGCACTTcttgtgaatttttttaaaaggaagatGATTAGATGGTTTATGCAGATAaaaatataaggaaaaaaaacacactgttaGGCAAAATGGGGGTGATAAAGTATGAAAATGTAGTAAAGGATTTACTGCAACTATTCAATACCAATATTATATTGAATTTGCATTTTACACAATGCAGCTGAACATCCTTAAAAAGCTAAATACTAAGTATAAACAGAGGACTCCAACCTTATTCTTGTGGCTCTGCTCTGTCCCTAGGCCCCCACCAGACGTGTGAAGCTCTTTGGAAACAACACAGAGGAACTCAGCCTGGTCCTCGGTACCATAGCTATAAGATGAGCCAATATTCACCATCTGCAAAACCattgaaaaataatgcaagGGGAGCATGAGAAAGAAAGCAGTttgttaaaacaaaatgatttaaCACACCATTTTCCTCCATTAAAATTTTACATCATATGTGTTTATTTGCATCAActgtttttacagattactaatTGATGAATGCATGTAAATGCAATAATGCGTTTTGCAACTGTAATCTGAAATGTGACACCACATAAAATGTGCAGGTGTCATTTCTTTAGTTAAATATGTTACTGGACTGAGTTCTGGAAGGGGGAACAGGACACTGGGATTAGGAAATCAACTCAGCATCAATCCAACCCACAGTCCAGAGCAGTCCGGGCCGCGGCTTTCGGCAGGCACGTACGCTGACCTGCTCAAACTTCCAGCCGTCTGACATCGTAGACACCATCTGTGTTAGCTCCTCCTCCTGACACTGCAACACCCTGTACACGTGCTTTGGAGGCACCTGCTGTAAAATATGTGAGGAGAGTAAAAAGCCATGgggcaaaagaagaagaagagggtgtGTAATGAAGACAAACTAAAGAAGTAGGTGTATGCAAACTTATCAAAAAGGTTTTTGCATCATTTTGACTTGTTCAATGGTTAACTTTGTCTCTTTTTCATCCCAGCGGCACTCCTATTTTTGACAGTAGCCAAAGTAGCCTTTCATGTCTTATGTTGTTAAACTGGCACAAATTACTTCTTTAGATTTTACAGCTTAACTTACTTAAGCACGAGaccataatttttttcaatcataatgactaatttaagtaaaaaaaaaagttttgtcctGCAGCTCTACTGTatgattttaaatgaaacagaaTATGGCTTAACAACATCTGTCTTAAAAGATTTTAAGACAGATGACTCATTACCTGAGAGGCCTTACAGTCTCGTTCAAGAATCCTCtctttaattagtttaatcagTGGAGTGATGTTATAAAACTCTGCCTCCTCCAATACACCTGAAATTACAAACATATCAAAAGAGTAAAAACATCAGTGCATGTGTCATTATGTTACATGTgagaatttaaacaaataaatttataCATATAGTCAAATGATTCTCTGGTTAACTGGACAAGCTCATGCCAAGGTGTATACAACTTGACAACcaatttcctgttttgtttcttgtttttaattgtAACAGGAAAGGTTGGTCGATCAATTAGTGCATTATTATATAAGCTATTGAAAAGGAAATTTACCTTTCATGGAAAAGGACATTTTCAATCTTAGAATAAAAATGGAatgtggacttttttttttagctttatttatGATAAATTTGGGTGTGAGAATGAACTCTGGGTGTGAACTCAGGCAGGACTAGATAGTGCATGGCACCTGTGATTTTGGTTAAAGGTTTAGgacatactgtaatgtattGAAAGGGAATTGTATTTTAGTCTAATTAAAATCCTCACACTTTAGAATGCTTCTGCATGTTACTGCCTAAATTTTTGGTGCAGTCTATAATTATCTGCATACAAAACAAATTGAAAACAAACCTTCTTCAGCCAGTTCCTTGTTGTAAACCAGTTTCCCATGCCGGAGGTAGTTAAGTATAGGGCCGAAGTATGTGGGGTCTCTGTCAATCACATAGGCACCTGTTTCATCCTACACAAAGATTCAATGACTATCAGATTTTATTCTTGGATTAACGTTTATATAATAAGTTCGTCTTACCTTACAGTCACTTTAAGAAGGAAAATGTAAGAATAAGTGCATAGCTACAAGCAGCAGGTCACATCAGTGTGGTCACAGTCACTGTTTCGCATGGCTGTGTGGCTGCTCTTTGCAGTGAATCTTAGTGCTCTTAAGAGCTCTACAGGGAGCCTTTTCGTAGCTTGGAGATAATAATGTTCTTTACATGATGCCCTGCAGAGTACATTATACCAGCTGGTCTTGCATATGACTACACAAAAAgaaagcaaggaaaaaaaaaacagaagatgaAATGAGaatgaaggaaaagaaaaggtaaAAGAAAGATTAAAGCTCATACATATATGGTGGGAGAGCAtgtgttaaaaatgaaaaagcctGTTGGagttttcatactgtatgtattcaaATATCTGATTAATCATTGGATCCCAGTATGTgaacaataaaattattatttggaTGTTCAATATGTGTTTTATCCACATAAACTTAGTGAGAAAACAATGAAGACAAGCCAGGCAATATATTGATGCCCCTCATTTTGTGATATGTAAATAAGAGGACTTGAGGGCATGATTGTTACACTGCCCTGAGATTGCATATTAAATCCCATTTTTTATGCCGGAAGCAAAAATGCACATAGGGCATTGGTGACTAAATTGTAAGTTTCTCACCTCCTTTGCGAAACACCTGGTTTGTTTCCAGGGAAATGCACAAACCTTAGCCACTGgttgcagtgctggtcccaagcctggataaaataggGCGGTTGCATCGGCAGTaagcctgtgccaagttgtgtgctgatcagatggtctgctgtggtgagCCCTTGATGTATATAATCAGTATAAAATCAGGCAGAAGGCCTGTCCCCAATTACGattcaaaatgttaaaattttattcttttggAATTATTGGCTACTTTAAATGAatcttttgttaatttaattgtttatcAGTCATcaagaaatcctgtaaaaaACTATAATCAGGCAAGGTCAAGAACAGCAAAGCATGAATGTGACTCGAAAGACAGATatacaataacaaaatatttaatctgtGGTAATATTCCTCCTTCTATTTGTGCACAGAAACAAGTCCCAAAAGCCAACCCCCTGCATCCCAAAGGATCTGCCTGGTAGACAAACAAAGGACTTGTTTATATCAACATGGCAAGGTGCATCAACACCATTTTTCTGATCTACACCTTTCATTGCCACTCTGTGCTCTCCAAAAATTTCAGGAAAAATCTATGTGTAAAAACGCCTTTCTTCACCTTTCAAAGTGGACCACGACTCACTCACACAAAACATATAGCACTTAAGAAAAGGTAGGAGAAACCAAGACCAAGTACATGTTCTCCAGAAGTATGAACCATCTAGCAAATTCTAAACCATATACATCATATTACATAAGTCTTTATTCCTATTAGCAACAAACAGATACAGCCTACACAAGCACATCTAGCAGG
The DNA window shown above is from Clarias gariepinus isolate MV-2021 ecotype Netherlands chromosome 14, CGAR_prim_01v2, whole genome shotgun sequence and carries:
- the kctd17 gene encoding BTB/POZ domain-containing protein KCTD5 isoform X5; the encoded protein is MATATKNKRKPLPWNVTENALSSAYSNQNNNNNNNNNNNNNKDSEGSEATTTTPTSAPIDTIGSEISVTGNGAGLTAAGTGGADGKWVRLNVGGTVFLTTRQTLLKEQTSFLYRLCQQQDLHSDTDETGAYVIDRDPTYFGPILNYLRHGKLVYNKELAEEGVLEEAEFYNITPLIKLIKERILERDCKASQQVPPKHVYRVLQCQEEELTQMVSTMSDGWKFEQVSVRACRKPRPGLLWTMVNIGSSYSYGTEDQAEFLCVVSKELHTSGGGLGTEQSHKNKLFQIHGSRM
- the kctd17 gene encoding BTB/POZ domain-containing protein KCTD5 isoform X2 produces the protein MATATKNKRKPLPWNVTENALSSAYSNQNNNNNNNNNNNNNKDSEGSEATTTTPTSAPIDTIGSEISVTGNGAGLTAAGTGGADGKWVRLNVGGTVFLTTRQTLLKEQTSFLYRLCQQQDLHSDTDETGAYVIDRDPTYFGPILNYLRHGKLVYNKELAEEGVLEEAEFYNITPLIKLIKERILERDCKASQVPPKHVYRVLQCQEEELTQMVSTMSDGWKFEQVSVRACRKPRPGLLWTMVNIGSSYSYGTEDQAEFLCVVSKELHTSGGGLGTEQSHKNKASDTQAEEGEKEEQEEEEERERNATPNEWI
- the kctd17 gene encoding BTB/POZ domain-containing protein KCTD5 isoform X3 codes for the protein MATATKNKRKPLPWNVTENALSSAYSNQNNNNNNNNNNNNNKDSEGSEATTTTPTSAPIDTIGSEISVTGNGAGLTAAGTGGADGKWVRLNVGGTVFLTTRQTLLKEQTSFLYRLCQQQDLHSDTDETGAYVIDRDPTYFGPILNYLRHGKLVYNKELAEEGVLEEAEFYNITPLIKLIKERILERDCKASQQVPPKHVYRVLQCQEEELTQMVSTMSDGWKFEQMVNIGSSYSYGTEDQAEFLCVVSKELHTSGGGLGTEQSHKNKASDTQAEEGEKEEQEEEEERERNATPNEWI
- the kctd17 gene encoding BTB/POZ domain-containing protein KCTD5 isoform X4 codes for the protein MATATKNKRKPLPWNVTENALSSAYSNQNNNNNNNNNNNNNKDSEGSEATTTTPTSAPIDTIGSEISVTGNGAGLTAAGTGGADGKWVRLNVGGTVFLTTRQTLLKEQTSFLYRLCQQQDLHSDTDETGAYVIDRDPTYFGPILNYLRHGKLVYNKELAEEGVLEEAEFYNITPLIKLIKERILERDCKASQVPPKHVYRVLQCQEEELTQMVSTMSDGWKFEQMVNIGSSYSYGTEDQAEFLCVVSKELHTSGGGLGTEQSHKNKASDTQAEEGEKEEQEEEEERERNATPNEWI
- the kctd17 gene encoding BTB/POZ domain-containing protein KCTD5 isoform X1, which translates into the protein MATATKNKRKPLPWNVTENALSSAYSNQNNNNNNNNNNNNNKDSEGSEATTTTPTSAPIDTIGSEISVTGNGAGLTAAGTGGADGKWVRLNVGGTVFLTTRQTLLKEQTSFLYRLCQQQDLHSDTDETGAYVIDRDPTYFGPILNYLRHGKLVYNKELAEEGVLEEAEFYNITPLIKLIKERILERDCKASQQVPPKHVYRVLQCQEEELTQMVSTMSDGWKFEQVSVRACRKPRPGLLWTMVNIGSSYSYGTEDQAEFLCVVSKELHTSGGGLGTEQSHKNKASDTQAEEGEKEEQEEEEERERNATPNEWI